The following proteins are encoded in a genomic region of Peromyscus eremicus chromosome 14, PerEre_H2_v1, whole genome shotgun sequence:
- the LOC131924413 gene encoding ras-related protein Rap-2a-like, with translation MEGLVLRPAKDYRVVLLGSVAVGKTALATQFACGRFPERCEPSVEELFSKVIEVNRTPALLEIVDTVGAEHLVTLKDLYIRNSDGFVVLYSVCSEASFQAVRPLRERMGRLRGSRAVPLVLVGTKVDLDAERQVLTAQGRALAREWRCPFLEVTAKSKMMVDRVFTQVVREMEALAPPAQEAPRIPVSALELWPTERFIG, from the coding sequence ATGGAGGGTCTGGTGCTGCGCCCCGCCAAGGACTACCGGGTGGTGCTGCTCGGCAGCGTGGCGGTGGGCAAGACGGCGCTGGCCACGCAGTTCGCGTGCGGCCGCTTCCCCGAGCGCTGCGAGCCGTCGGTGGAGGAGCTGTTCAGCAAGGTGATCGAGGTGAACCGGACCCCCGCGCTGCTGGAGATCGTGGACACGGTGGGCGCCGAGCACCTGGTCACCCTCAAGGACCTGTACATCAGGAACAGCGACGGCTTCGTGGTGCTCTACAGCGTGTGCAGCGAGGCCTCGTTCCAGGCCGTGCGGCCGCTGCGGGAGCGCATGGGCCGGCTGCGGGGCTCGCGCGCCGTCCCTCTGGTGTTGGTGGGCACCAAGGTCGACCTGGACGCCGAGCGCCAGGTACTGACGGCCCAGGGCCGCGCTCTGGCCCGAGAGTGGCGATGCCCATTCCTGGAGGTCACAGCGAAGAGCAAGATGATGGTGGATCGCGTGTTCACGCAGGTGGTGCGTGAGATGGAGGCCCTGGCCCCGCCGGCGCAGGAGGCTCCCCGCATCCCTGTCAGCGCCCTGGAGTTGTGGCCGACCGAGAGGTTCATTGGCTAG